Proteins encoded within one genomic window of Variovorax sp. OAS795:
- a CDS encoding ABC transporter permease translates to MSNPTPGWWRRTGVDLRLLLMSVLLVAMGIVFNVMSGGVFLSPENLYNVAQQTAVVGIVATVMVLVIVARHIDLSVGSVMGFVGVLIAYLQYTSGWSWPTACLAGLAVALLVSIYQGWLTAMLGVPSFVVTLGGLMSFRGAAFLVADGKTQPVNDEFFQRLGGGYDGGIGTTATWVLAAFVAVVLFARMLQKRRARAHHEMPNEPLWLELLLTAVPVAVVLVFAAVMNSYRIPSKDAPQGLPIPVLIWAVVAIVLSFIVHRTRFGRYVFAMGGNPDAAALVGIPVKRVTLMLFALLAVLVTVAAIVSIARLNAGTNSLGNGMELYVIAAAVIGGTALAGGSGSIFGSVLGALIMQSLDSGMLLLDVPIGKRMVIIGQVLIVAVVFDVLYRRKFGEN, encoded by the coding sequence ATGAGCAATCCAACGCCGGGCTGGTGGCGCCGCACGGGCGTCGATCTGCGCCTGCTGCTGATGAGCGTGCTGCTGGTCGCCATGGGCATCGTCTTCAACGTGATGTCGGGCGGCGTGTTCCTGTCGCCCGAGAACCTTTACAACGTGGCGCAGCAGACGGCCGTGGTGGGCATCGTCGCGACCGTGATGGTGCTGGTCATCGTGGCGCGGCACATCGACCTGTCCGTCGGCTCGGTGATGGGCTTCGTCGGCGTGCTGATTGCGTACCTGCAGTACACCTCGGGCTGGTCGTGGCCCACGGCGTGCCTGGCGGGGCTCGCCGTGGCGCTGCTGGTGTCGATCTACCAGGGCTGGCTCACGGCCATGCTGGGCGTGCCGTCGTTCGTGGTCACGCTGGGCGGGCTGATGTCGTTCCGCGGCGCCGCGTTCCTCGTGGCCGACGGCAAGACGCAGCCGGTCAACGACGAGTTCTTCCAGCGGCTGGGCGGCGGCTACGACGGCGGCATCGGCACCACCGCGACCTGGGTCCTCGCGGCGTTCGTGGCGGTGGTGCTGTTCGCGCGCATGCTGCAGAAGCGCCGCGCGCGCGCGCACCACGAGATGCCCAACGAGCCGCTGTGGCTCGAGCTGCTGCTGACCGCGGTGCCGGTGGCGGTGGTGCTGGTCTTTGCCGCGGTCATGAACAGCTACCGGATTCCCTCCAAGGATGCGCCGCAAGGGCTGCCGATCCCGGTGCTGATCTGGGCCGTGGTGGCGATCGTGCTGTCGTTCATCGTGCACCGCACGCGCTTCGGCCGCTACGTGTTCGCGATGGGCGGCAACCCCGACGCCGCGGCGCTGGTCGGTATTCCGGTCAAGCGCGTCACGCTGATGCTGTTCGCGCTGCTCGCGGTGCTGGTGACGGTGGCGGCCATCGTGTCGATCGCGCGGCTCAACGCCGGCACCAACTCGCTCGGCAACGGCATGGAGCTGTATGTGATCGCGGCCGCCGTGATCGGCGGCACGGCGCTCGCGGGCGGCAGCGGCTCGATCTTCGGCTCGGTGCTGGGCGCGCTCATCATGCAGTCGCTCGACAGCGGCATGCTGCTGCTGGACGTGCCGATCGGCAAGCGCATGGTGATCATCGGGCAGGTGCTGATCGTGGCGGTGGTGTTCGATGTGCTGTACCGGCGCAAGTTCGGGGAGAACTGA
- a CDS encoding L-idonate 5-dehydrogenase, whose amino-acid sequence MRLRCMCLVIHAPDDLRLEEQDAGEIGPGQVLVKVGMGGICGSDLHYFHNGGFGTVRIKEPMVLGHEVAGTVVATAPGVESVRIGDKVAINPSRPCGACKFCLEGLPNQCLDMRFYGSAMRMPHVQGAFRNMLLCEATQCVKVAAHVPLRLAALAEPFSVGLHGVSRAGPLLGKRVLVSGCGPIGVLAIAAARAHGAAEITATDVVGEPLAIARAMGADHAINVAEDKAWVSRYSADKGTFDVMLECSGNERALRDGLEVMRPRGVVVQLGLGGDVSIPQNMVVAKELSICGSFRFHTEFALAVRLINEGRVDLSPVVTHTFPMLQAREAFELASDRQRAMKVLIDFADAGAETAAA is encoded by the coding sequence ATGCGTTTGCGTTGTATGTGCCTCGTGATCCACGCCCCCGACGACCTGCGCCTGGAAGAACAGGACGCCGGCGAGATCGGACCGGGCCAGGTGCTGGTGAAGGTGGGCATGGGAGGCATCTGCGGCTCCGACCTGCATTACTTCCACAACGGCGGCTTCGGCACCGTGCGCATCAAGGAGCCGATGGTGCTGGGCCACGAGGTGGCCGGCACGGTGGTGGCCACGGCCCCGGGCGTCGAGAGCGTGCGCATCGGCGACAAGGTCGCCATCAATCCGAGCCGCCCGTGCGGCGCCTGCAAGTTCTGCCTCGAAGGCCTGCCCAACCAGTGCCTGGACATGCGCTTCTACGGCAGCGCGATGCGCATGCCGCACGTGCAGGGCGCGTTCCGCAACATGCTGCTGTGCGAGGCCACGCAGTGCGTGAAGGTGGCGGCGCATGTGCCGCTGCGCCTGGCGGCATTGGCCGAGCCGTTCTCGGTCGGGCTGCATGGCGTGTCGCGCGCGGGTCCGCTGCTGGGCAAGCGCGTGCTGGTGTCGGGCTGCGGGCCCATCGGCGTGCTGGCCATTGCGGCGGCGCGTGCGCACGGCGCGGCCGAGATCACCGCCACCGACGTGGTCGGCGAACCGCTGGCCATTGCGCGCGCCATGGGCGCGGACCACGCCATCAACGTGGCGGAAGACAAGGCCTGGGTGTCGCGCTATTCGGCCGACAAGGGCACCTTCGACGTGATGCTCGAATGCTCGGGCAACGAGCGCGCGCTGCGCGACGGGCTCGAGGTGATGCGCCCGCGCGGCGTGGTCGTGCAGCTGGGCCTGGGCGGCGACGTGAGCATCCCGCAGAACATGGTGGTGGCGAAGGAGCTCAGCATCTGCGGCTCGTTCCGCTTCCACACGGAGTTTGCGCTGGCGGTGCGGCTCATCAACGAAGGGCGGGTCGACTTGTCGCCCGTGGTCACGCACACCTTCCCGATGCTGCAGGCGCGCGAGGCCTTCGAGCTGGCGAGCGACCGGCAGCGTGCGATGAAGGTGCTGATCGACTTTGCCGACGCCGGCGCGGAAACCGCCGCGGCCTGA
- a CDS encoding LacI family DNA-binding transcriptional regulator, translating to MADVAARVGVSKMTVSRALNRSTGSDRATSEALRQRILQACEEMGYVIDQTARTFSSKRSGFVAVLIPSLNNSNFSETAQGIAAALEARGLQLLLGYTDYRVETEERLVRAMLARRPEGVILTGGAHTPAARAMLQAAGIPVVETWDLPATPIEHTVGFSNAQAAAAMVRHLHGQGYRRIAFIGGTSNRDTRGADRQRGYAEAIRELGLPDGRVISFGQPPISMAQGGEAVVQLIRQWPDVDAVMCVSDLSAFGALMECKRRGWDVPGRIAIAGFGDFEVARASHPRITTVAVDCAGIGRAAGELLLRVIDGAREGHRPPAETVLIPFRVEQRESS from the coding sequence ATGGCCGATGTCGCGGCGCGCGTCGGCGTCTCGAAGATGACGGTGTCGCGCGCGCTCAACCGCAGCACGGGCAGCGACCGCGCCACCTCCGAAGCGCTGCGCCAGCGCATCCTGCAGGCCTGCGAGGAGATGGGCTACGTCATCGACCAGACCGCGCGCACTTTCTCCAGCAAGCGCTCGGGCTTCGTCGCGGTGCTGATCCCGTCGCTGAACAACTCCAACTTTTCCGAGACCGCGCAAGGCATTGCCGCCGCGCTGGAGGCGCGCGGGCTGCAGCTGCTGCTGGGCTATACCGACTACCGCGTGGAGACCGAGGAGCGCCTGGTGCGTGCGATGCTCGCGCGCCGCCCCGAAGGCGTGATCCTCACCGGCGGCGCCCACACGCCCGCCGCGCGCGCCATGCTGCAGGCGGCCGGCATCCCGGTGGTCGAGACCTGGGACCTGCCGGCCACGCCCATCGAGCACACGGTGGGCTTCTCGAACGCGCAGGCCGCGGCCGCGATGGTGCGGCACCTGCATGGCCAGGGCTACCGGCGCATCGCCTTCATCGGCGGCACCTCGAACCGCGACACCCGCGGCGCCGACCGGCAGCGCGGCTATGCCGAGGCGATCCGCGAACTGGGACTGCCCGACGGGCGCGTGATCAGTTTCGGCCAGCCGCCCATCTCGATGGCGCAGGGCGGCGAGGCGGTGGTTCAGCTGATCCGGCAATGGCCCGACGTGGATGCGGTGATGTGCGTGTCCGACCTCTCGGCCTTCGGTGCGCTGATGGAATGCAAGCGCCGCGGCTGGGACGTGCCGGGGCGCATCGCGATCGCGGGCTTCGGCGATTTCGAGGTCGCGCGCGCCTCGCACCCGCGCATCACCACCGTGGCGGTGGATTGCGCCGGCATCGGGCGGGCCGCGGGCGAACTGCTGCTGCGGGTGATCGACGGCGCCCGCGAAGGACATCGTCCGCCGGCGGAAACGGTGCTGATCCCGTTCCGCGTCGAGCAGCGCGAAAGCTCCTGA
- a CDS encoding ATP-binding cassette domain-containing protein — translation MNGAGTPQPLVELRDIRKAFGGVKAVDGVSVNLHPGEVVAVLGHNGAGKSTLMKMLAGAYPIDSGDTLIAGEKVHIRTPAEAQALGIETIYQTLALADNLDSVSNLFLGREKMTRWNTLDDHFMEVQARKVFHRLNRNFTNIRIPVRRLSGGQRQVVAISRALYFNARILIMDEPCAALGPEETAMVGGLVKQLKADGVGIFLITHDMPDVFSLSDRVAVMKNGKLVGTYRTADVTEDEVLGMIIAGKRPEGKEQAHR, via the coding sequence ATGAACGGTGCCGGCACTCCCCAACCCCTGGTCGAACTGCGCGACATCCGCAAGGCCTTCGGCGGCGTGAAGGCCGTGGACGGCGTGAGCGTCAACCTTCATCCGGGCGAGGTGGTCGCGGTGCTCGGCCACAACGGCGCGGGCAAGTCCACGCTCATGAAGATGCTCGCGGGCGCCTACCCCATCGACTCGGGCGACACGCTGATCGCGGGCGAGAAGGTCCACATCCGCACGCCCGCCGAGGCGCAGGCGCTGGGCATCGAGACCATCTACCAGACGCTGGCGCTGGCCGACAACCTGGACTCGGTGTCCAACCTCTTTCTCGGCCGCGAGAAGATGACGCGCTGGAACACGCTCGACGACCACTTCATGGAGGTGCAGGCGCGCAAGGTGTTCCACCGCCTGAACAGGAACTTCACCAACATCCGCATTCCGGTGCGCCGCCTCTCGGGCGGCCAGCGGCAGGTGGTGGCGATTTCGCGCGCGCTGTACTTCAATGCGCGCATCCTCATCATGGACGAGCCCTGCGCGGCGCTCGGCCCTGAAGAGACGGCGATGGTCGGCGGGCTGGTGAAGCAGCTCAAGGCCGATGGCGTCGGCATCTTCCTCATCACGCACGATATGCCCGACGTGTTCTCGCTCAGCGACCGTGTCGCCGTCATGAAGAACGGCAAGCTCGTCGGCACCTACCGCACCGCGGACGTCACCGAAGACGAAGTGCTCGGCATGATCATCGCCGGCAAGCGGCCCGAAGGAAAAGAGCAGGCGCACAGGTGA
- the xylF gene encoding D-xylose ABC transporter substrate-binding protein — MQLKHTLAAMAFGLTAVGAVAQTVVGVSWSNFQEERWKTDEAAIKAQLEKLGAKYISADAGGSPEKQLGDIEGLMSKGAKALIVLAMDKDAILPAITKATRQKVPVVAYDRLIEAPGVFYITFDNVEVGRMEAREVFKVKPQGNYVIIKGSPSDPNADFLRAGQQEVLDAAVKKGDIKIVGDEYTEGWKPEVAQKNMEQILTKVGNKVDAVVAANDGTAGGAVAALTAKGLRGIPVSGQDADFAALNRIALGTQTATIFKDSRELGREAASAAIALTQGKPVEKAAPWNSGPKKISLSSRLLTPVPITRDNLDVVVKAGWIKKDELCKGVQAASAPAACK, encoded by the coding sequence ATGCAACTCAAGCACACCCTGGCCGCCATGGCCTTCGGCCTCACCGCAGTGGGCGCAGTGGCGCAGACCGTGGTCGGCGTGAGCTGGTCCAACTTCCAGGAAGAGCGGTGGAAGACCGACGAGGCGGCGATCAAGGCGCAGCTGGAGAAGCTGGGCGCCAAGTACATCAGCGCCGATGCGGGCGGCTCGCCCGAGAAGCAGCTCGGCGACATCGAGGGGCTGATGTCCAAGGGCGCCAAGGCGCTGATCGTGCTGGCGATGGACAAGGACGCGATCCTGCCCGCCATCACCAAGGCCACGCGCCAGAAGGTGCCCGTGGTCGCGTACGACCGGCTGATCGAGGCGCCCGGCGTGTTCTACATCACCTTCGACAACGTCGAGGTGGGGCGCATGGAAGCGCGCGAGGTCTTCAAGGTCAAGCCCCAGGGCAACTACGTGATCATCAAGGGCTCGCCCAGCGACCCCAATGCGGACTTCCTGCGCGCAGGCCAGCAAGAGGTGCTGGACGCCGCAGTGAAGAAGGGCGACATCAAGATCGTCGGCGACGAATACACCGAAGGCTGGAAGCCCGAGGTCGCGCAGAAGAACATGGAGCAGATCCTCACCAAGGTCGGCAACAAGGTCGATGCGGTGGTGGCCGCCAACGACGGCACGGCCGGCGGCGCGGTGGCCGCGCTCACGGCCAAGGGCCTGCGCGGCATTCCGGTGTCGGGCCAGGACGCGGACTTTGCGGCGCTCAACCGCATCGCGCTGGGCACGCAGACCGCCACCATCTTCAAGGACTCGCGCGAACTCGGCCGCGAAGCCGCCAGCGCCGCCATCGCGCTCACGCAGGGCAAGCCGGTGGAGAAGGCCGCGCCGTGGAATTCGGGGCCCAAGAAGATCTCGCTGTCGTCGCGGCTGCTCACGCCGGTGCCGATCACGCGCGACAACCTCGACGTGGTCGTGAAGGCCGGCTGGATCAAGAAGGACGAGCTCTGCAAGGGCGTGCAGGCGGCCAGCGCGCCGGCGGCCTGCAAGTAG
- a CDS encoding 2-hydroxyacid dehydrogenase: MPGPYPDWDMAPMQSSYTLLRWWEAADKPAFLAEHAPSIRAVATRGELGASTELIASLPNLELVACYGVGTDGIDLAACRARGIRVSNTPDVLNGDVADLAVGLTLALQRAIPAADRFVRSGDWAKGPMPLATRVFGQRVGIAGFGRIGSTIARRLSGFDMELGYFSRTAREDSLLRHFGNLAAMAEWCDVLIVILPGGEATRGIVDAGVLQALGPKGWLVNVSRGTTVDEDALLQALEQRTIAGAALDVFLNEPRIDPRFAALDNVVLHPHHGSGTEQTRRAMGELVRRNLQAHFGGQPLVTPVA; this comes from the coding sequence ATGCCCGGCCCCTATCCGGACTGGGACATGGCGCCGATGCAGTCGAGCTACACGTTGCTTCGCTGGTGGGAGGCGGCAGACAAGCCGGCCTTCCTCGCCGAGCACGCCCCGTCCATCCGCGCGGTGGCCACCCGCGGCGAACTGGGGGCCAGCACCGAGCTGATCGCATCGCTCCCGAACCTGGAGCTGGTCGCCTGCTACGGCGTGGGCACCGACGGCATCGACCTGGCGGCCTGCCGCGCGCGCGGCATCCGCGTGAGCAACACGCCCGACGTGCTCAACGGCGACGTGGCCGACCTGGCGGTGGGCCTCACGCTCGCGCTGCAGCGCGCCATTCCGGCGGCCGACCGCTTCGTGCGCAGCGGCGATTGGGCCAAGGGCCCGATGCCGCTGGCGACGCGCGTGTTCGGCCAGCGCGTGGGCATCGCGGGTTTCGGCCGCATCGGCAGCACCATCGCGCGCAGGCTCTCGGGCTTCGACATGGAACTGGGCTACTTCAGCCGCACCGCGCGCGAGGACAGCCTGCTGCGCCACTTCGGCAACCTGGCGGCCATGGCCGAATGGTGCGACGTGCTCATCGTGATCCTGCCGGGTGGCGAGGCGACGCGCGGCATCGTCGATGCCGGCGTGCTGCAGGCGCTCGGCCCCAAGGGCTGGCTGGTGAACGTGTCGCGCGGCACCACGGTCGACGAGGACGCGCTGCTGCAGGCGCTCGAGCAGCGCACCATCGCGGGCGCCGCGCTCGATGTGTTCCTGAACGAGCCGCGCATCGACCCGCGCTTCGCGGCGCTCGACAATGTGGTGCTGCACCCGCACCATGGCAGCGGCACCGAGCAGACCCGCCGCGCCATGGGCGAGCTGGTCCGCCGCAACCTGCAGGCCCACTTCGGTGGCCAGCCCCTCGTCACCCCGGTCGCCTGA
- a CDS encoding NAD(P)-dependent oxidoreductase — MAVEPTRQRVAVIGAGVMGSAIARRLLDCGHAVRVFDLDAAKVAALAQHGAEAAADAAAAAAASDFVITSLNSAAVVEHVLFGEGGVAAAAPADPHRLLIDMSSIDPAATRRLAQRLRERTGMGFVDAPLSGGAPKALLGQLTVMAGGSDDDVARARAVMDSLCANYTRMGESGAGQTTKLVNQLLCAIGFQAMAEAVRLAEAGGVDASKLHTALAGGRADSQILREFGPKMAARDLTPTGRIDNMLKDLEAVQAFAHAERLPLPLAGAVSELHRAFVAAGLGPEDTAAMMRQFSGYARD; from the coding sequence ATGGCCGTGGAGCCAACCCGCCAGCGCGTGGCCGTGATCGGCGCCGGCGTCATGGGCTCGGCCATTGCGCGCCGCCTGCTCGACTGCGGCCATGCGGTGCGGGTGTTCGACCTCGATGCCGCCAAGGTCGCGGCGCTGGCGCAGCACGGTGCAGAGGCCGCCGCCGATGCGGCCGCTGCCGCCGCGGCGAGCGACTTCGTCATCACCAGCCTCAATTCCGCCGCGGTGGTCGAGCATGTGCTCTTCGGCGAAGGCGGCGTGGCTGCGGCCGCGCCCGCCGATCCGCACCGGCTGCTGATCGACATGTCCTCCATCGACCCGGCCGCCACGCGCCGGCTCGCGCAGCGGCTGCGCGAACGCACGGGCATGGGCTTCGTCGATGCGCCGCTCTCGGGCGGTGCGCCCAAGGCGCTGCTCGGCCAGCTGACCGTGATGGCGGGCGGCAGCGACGACGACGTGGCACGTGCGCGCGCCGTGATGGACAGCCTGTGCGCCAACTACACCCGCATGGGTGAAAGCGGTGCCGGGCAGACCACCAAGCTGGTCAACCAGCTGCTCTGCGCCATCGGCTTCCAGGCCATGGCCGAGGCGGTGCGGCTGGCGGAAGCCGGCGGCGTCGATGCCTCGAAGCTGCACACCGCGCTGGCCGGCGGCCGGGCCGACAGCCAGATCCTGCGCGAGTTCGGCCCCAAGATGGCCGCGCGCGATCTCACGCCCACCGGCCGCATCGACAACATGCTCAAGGACCTCGAGGCGGTGCAGGCCTTTGCACACGCCGAACGCCTGCCGCTGCCATTGGCGGGTGCGGTCTCCGAACTGCATCGCGCCTTCGTGGCGGCCGGGCTCGGGCCCGAGGACACGGCCGCCATGATGCGGCAGTTCAGCGGCTACGCGCGCGACTGA
- a CDS encoding ROK family transcriptional regulator, which yields MTIGDQQLLKRMNRSVLLRLLRARPGLSRARLADESGLTKSTVSLLVRELLDEGWLSEAGTAVAEGLGRPSTPLRINVGVRALMGVEIAVETVRLACVSLQGEVLHADTQALADSAPDGACAQVARMAAAAYRQLGAMGLGLSGIGVCVPGAVDDCTGVVRFAPNLGWRNVSLLPALENAFAAAGLPGVTVQLQNDADAAALGEYEFFGGEGGDPLIFVSCDVGVGAGVVLNDRLFTGAQGMAGEIGHTILQIDGPPCSCGRKGCAEAFFGSRALARDAPGTARAAAFFGVLLQNLWVTFDPRAIVLGGKSCTRHGGLVQAAFDSVKRHADAAGMPAPDLRLARYGELAPAVGAAALALHEYLRPLQPDARARRARAAREIRIPSA from the coding sequence ATGACCATCGGCGACCAGCAGCTGCTCAAGCGCATGAACCGCAGCGTCCTGCTGCGCCTGCTGCGCGCACGGCCCGGCCTGTCGCGCGCGCGGCTCGCCGACGAGAGCGGCCTCACCAAATCGACCGTGAGCCTGCTGGTGCGCGAACTGCTCGACGAAGGCTGGCTCAGCGAGGCCGGAACGGCCGTGGCCGAAGGCCTGGGGCGGCCCTCCACGCCGCTGCGGATCAACGTCGGCGTGCGCGCATTGATGGGCGTCGAGATCGCGGTCGAAACCGTGCGCCTGGCCTGCGTCTCGCTGCAGGGCGAGGTGCTCCATGCCGACACCCAGGCGCTGGCCGACAGCGCACCGGATGGCGCCTGCGCACAGGTGGCGCGCATGGCTGCGGCGGCATACAGGCAACTCGGTGCGATGGGCCTCGGCCTGTCGGGCATCGGCGTCTGCGTGCCCGGTGCGGTGGACGATTGCACCGGCGTGGTCCGCTTTGCGCCCAACCTCGGATGGCGCAACGTGAGCCTGCTGCCCGCGCTCGAGAATGCCTTTGCCGCGGCGGGCCTGCCGGGGGTGACGGTGCAGCTGCAGAACGATGCCGACGCCGCCGCGCTCGGCGAGTACGAGTTCTTCGGCGGCGAAGGCGGCGACCCGCTGATCTTCGTCAGCTGCGACGTCGGCGTGGGGGCCGGCGTGGTGCTGAACGACCGCCTCTTCACGGGCGCGCAAGGCATGGCGGGCGAGATCGGCCACACCATCCTGCAGATCGACGGGCCGCCGTGCTCGTGCGGGCGCAAGGGCTGCGCCGAAGCCTTCTTCGGCTCGCGCGCACTGGCGCGCGACGCGCCCGGCACGGCGCGCGCGGCGGCCTTCTTCGGCGTGCTGCTGCAGAACCTCTGGGTCACCTTCGATCCGCGTGCCATCGTGCTCGGCGGCAAGTCATGCACCCGGCATGGCGGCCTGGTGCAGGCGGCCTTCGACAGCGTCAAGCGCCATGCCGATGCCGCCGGCATGCCCGCGCCCGACCTGCGCCTGGCCCGCTATGGCGAACTGGCACCGGCCGTGGGCGCCGCCGCGCTGGCGCTGCACGAGTACCTCCGGCCGCTGCAGCCCGATGCGCGCGCACGCCGGGCGCGCGCGGCGCGCGAGATCCGAATACCTTCGGCCTAA
- a CDS encoding LysR family transcriptional regulator: MTLVQLRHLIALAQSGSFSKSSQALHLTQPALSRSIRALEDELGTPLFDRVGRRNELTVFGREVLDRARQLVFDADELRGSGRQMSEGEGGSIRIGMGSGPGAMLMTPFLMRMATRHPKMRAVVSRGGTEMLTQALRARTMDALVVDVRSLKPAPDLVVSALHEMRGTFMCRAGHPLARRRGGVTFEALRRYPIASTPLSDEVARTFIAAYGPDAHPDQFVTLQCEELSSLVDVVRRSDAVLLAIRAAAPGLAELKMTPASNGIARFGLVTLRHRTEAPALAFVRELMDELLRD, translated from the coding sequence ATGACATTGGTTCAATTGCGGCACCTGATCGCACTGGCGCAGAGCGGCTCTTTCAGCAAGTCGTCCCAGGCGCTGCACCTCACGCAACCCGCATTGAGCCGCAGCATCCGTGCGCTCGAGGACGAGCTGGGCACGCCGCTTTTCGACCGGGTCGGCCGCCGCAACGAACTCACGGTCTTCGGACGCGAGGTGCTGGACCGCGCGCGCCAGCTGGTGTTCGACGCGGACGAGCTTCGCGGCAGCGGACGCCAGATGAGCGAAGGGGAGGGCGGCTCGATCCGCATCGGCATGGGATCGGGCCCCGGCGCGATGCTGATGACGCCCTTCCTGATGCGCATGGCCACCCGCCATCCGAAGATGCGGGCGGTGGTGTCGCGCGGGGGCACCGAAATGCTCACGCAGGCGCTTCGGGCCCGCACGATGGATGCGCTCGTGGTCGATGTGCGTTCGCTCAAGCCCGCGCCGGACCTCGTGGTGAGTGCATTGCACGAAATGCGCGGCACCTTCATGTGCCGCGCCGGCCATCCGCTCGCAAGGCGGCGCGGCGGGGTCACCTTCGAGGCGCTTCGGCGCTACCCGATCGCTTCCACGCCGCTGAGCGACGAGGTGGCCCGCACCTTCATCGCGGCCTACGGCCCCGATGCGCACCCGGACCAGTTCGTGACGCTGCAGTGCGAGGAGCTTTCAAGCCTGGTGGACGTCGTGCGCCGAAGCGACGCCGTGCTGCTGGCGATTCGCGCCGCGGCGCCCGGCCTGGCCGAGCTGAAGATGACGCCCGCCTCGAACGGCATTGCGCGTTTCGGCCTGGTGACCTTGCGCCACCGCACGGAGGCGCCGGCGCTGGCGTTCGTGCGGGAACTGATGGATGAGCTGCTCCGCGATTGA
- a CDS encoding SDR family oxidoreductase has product MKLFDLSGRTALITGSSKGIGFALASALGSAGARIVLNARDAGALEAARDALRARGVAAEAVAFDVTDAQAVEAGVARIEAEVGAIDILVNNAGMQHRGAFAEFPIDAWHKITTTNIDSVFFVGRFVAQRMIERKRGKIINVCSVQSELGRPGIAPYAATKGAVKMLTKGMAIDLGKHGIQVNGLGPGYFKTELTETLVADEAFTAWLSGRTPAGRWGDVEELGGAAIFLASDASSFVNGHILYVDGGITASL; this is encoded by the coding sequence TTGAAACTCTTCGACCTCTCCGGGCGCACCGCCCTCATCACCGGCTCCAGCAAGGGCATCGGCTTTGCGCTGGCCTCGGCGCTGGGCTCGGCGGGCGCGCGCATCGTGCTCAATGCACGCGATGCCGGCGCGCTCGAAGCAGCGCGCGACGCCTTGCGCGCCCGCGGCGTCGCGGCCGAGGCCGTGGCCTTCGACGTGACCGATGCCCAGGCGGTGGAAGCCGGCGTGGCGCGCATCGAAGCCGAAGTCGGCGCCATCGACATCCTGGTCAACAACGCCGGCATGCAGCACCGCGGCGCGTTCGCGGAGTTTCCGATCGATGCCTGGCACAAGATCACGACCACCAACATTGACAGCGTGTTCTTCGTGGGCCGCTTCGTGGCGCAGCGCATGATCGAGCGCAAGCGCGGCAAGATCATCAACGTCTGCTCGGTGCAAAGCGAGCTGGGCCGGCCGGGCATCGCGCCCTATGCCGCCACCAAGGGCGCCGTGAAGATGCTCACCAAGGGCATGGCCATCGATCTCGGCAAGCACGGCATCCAGGTCAACGGCCTGGGCCCGGGCTACTTCAAGACCGAGCTGACCGAGACGCTGGTGGCCGACGAGGCATTCACCGCGTGGCTCTCCGGCCGCACGCCCGCCGGGCGCTGGGGCGACGTGGAAGAACTCGGCGGCGCCGCCATCTTTCTCGCGTCGGACGCCTCCAGCTTCGTCAACGGCCACATCCTGTACGTGGACGGCGGCATCACCGCCAGCCTCTGA